A window of Nodosilinea sp. PGN35 contains these coding sequences:
- a CDS encoding Gfo/Idh/MocA family protein translates to MSDHLPPVNLAIFGLGRWGSHLLRNFLALPQARVVAMVDPDRQRLEALRVRFALGDTVACYENWPQAMAHPGLEAVVIATPASTHYPMIQTALKASLHVLSEKPLTLDSAGSAALCQLANSQRRQLMVDHTYLFHPAVQRGRELCQQLGPLRYGYAARTNLGPVRPDADVFWDLAIHDLSILNYWLGQRPQAVAAWGPVWLQTQTEIPLRDAGWLRLMYPNPMGDNPLEAMVHVSWANPDRQRRLALVGDRGTLVFDESSQAHPLTLHAGHFQPQAPTFVPSGLGSETIAIASLEPLQHMCTHFLDCVASNAPSTLSAGAMATDLVKIMEAIAVAAATGQQVEIQS, encoded by the coding sequence ATGAGTGATCATCTCCCTCCCGTCAACCTGGCGATCTTTGGCCTAGGCCGCTGGGGTAGCCACCTACTGCGAAACTTTTTGGCCCTGCCCCAGGCCCGAGTGGTGGCGATGGTTGACCCCGACCGGCAGCGGCTGGAGGCACTGCGCGTTCGCTTTGCCCTGGGCGACACCGTAGCCTGCTATGAGAACTGGCCCCAGGCCATGGCCCACCCGGGCCTAGAGGCCGTAGTCATCGCCACCCCGGCCAGCACCCACTACCCCATGATTCAGACGGCCCTAAAGGCCAGCCTCCACGTGCTCAGCGAAAAACCCCTTACCCTAGACAGCGCTGGCAGCGCTGCCCTTTGCCAGCTAGCCAACAGCCAGCGGCGACAGCTAATGGTCGATCACACCTATCTATTTCATCCAGCGGTGCAGCGGGGGCGCGAACTGTGCCAGCAGCTTGGCCCCCTGCGCTACGGGTATGCCGCCCGCACCAACCTGGGGCCGGTGCGCCCCGATGCCGACGTGTTCTGGGATCTGGCTATCCATGACCTTTCAATTTTGAATTACTGGCTGGGGCAGCGCCCCCAGGCGGTCGCCGCCTGGGGGCCGGTGTGGCTACAGACCCAGACAGAGATCCCCCTGCGAGATGCGGGTTGGCTACGGCTGATGTATCCCAACCCGATGGGCGACAATCCGCTCGAGGCGATGGTGCACGTCAGCTGGGCCAACCCTGACCGACAGCGGCGGCTGGCCCTGGTGGGCGATCGCGGCACCCTGGTCTTTGACGAAAGCTCCCAGGCTCACCCCCTCACCCTCCATGCCGGGCACTTTCAGCCCCAAGCGCCCACCTTTGTGCCCAGCGGCCTGGGCTCAGAAACGATCGCGATCGCCTCCCTTGAGCCCCTGCAACACATGTGCACCCACTTTTTGGACTGCGTCGCCAGCAATGCTCCCTCAACCCTGTCGGCAGGAGCGATGGCCACCGACCTGGTCAAAATCATGGAGGCAATTGCCGTCGCCGCCGCCACAGGGCAGCAGGTAGAGATCCAATCCTAA